From Streptomyces sp. NBC_01426, a single genomic window includes:
- a CDS encoding DUF1772 domain-containing protein, with product MTQNPAGATRVSTALLALSTVLVGLMAGLFFAFDVSVMPGLAAGDDRTYVSAMRSFNAAIDGSGLFVTVFLLALVAAVASAIVEFRAGRRGTALWVASAAVAYLVVLVVTFAMNIPLNNDLAAGGDVAKLTDLSIVDEFKGTWVTTNIIRTVLCTAALTALSRALILYGRATTR from the coding sequence ATGACACAGAATCCGGCCGGCGCGACACGCGTGTCCACGGCACTTCTCGCGCTCTCGACCGTGCTCGTGGGCCTGATGGCCGGCCTGTTCTTCGCCTTCGACGTCTCGGTGATGCCCGGCCTCGCGGCCGGCGACGACCGTACGTACGTGAGCGCCATGCGCTCCTTCAACGCGGCGATCGACGGCAGCGGCCTCTTTGTCACCGTGTTCCTGCTCGCCCTGGTGGCCGCCGTGGCCTCCGCGATCGTCGAGTTCCGCGCGGGCCGGCGCGGCACCGCCCTGTGGGTCGCTTCGGCGGCCGTCGCCTACCTCGTCGTCCTGGTCGTCACCTTTGCGATGAACATCCCGCTGAACAACGACCTGGCCGCCGGTGGCGACGTGGCGAAACTGACCGACCTCTCGATCGTGGACGAGTTCAAGGGCACCTGGGTCACCACGAACATCATCCGCACCGTGCTGTGCACGGCCGCGCTCACCGCGCTCTCCCGCGCGCTGATCCTGTACGGCCGGGCCACCACGCGCTGA
- a CDS encoding anthrone oxygenase family protein — MEAVRYASLIAATITVGLMSGLFYGFSVSVMPALKRSDDRIVIEVMQRVNVAILNGWFLLGYLGALIFTGLALGMHVVDGPDGALVPLIAAFVCYVLAMVVTGVVNIPLNNALEKAGPVDRIADPAAVRGAFETPWVRANVWRTLLCTASAGFLAWALLVQAA; from the coding sequence GTGGAAGCGGTACGGTACGCGTCGCTGATCGCGGCGACGATCACGGTCGGGCTGATGAGCGGTCTCTTCTACGGGTTCTCCGTGTCCGTCATGCCGGCTCTCAAGCGCAGTGACGACCGGATCGTCATCGAGGTCATGCAGCGCGTCAACGTCGCCATCCTCAACGGCTGGTTCCTGCTGGGCTACCTCGGCGCCCTGATCTTCACCGGGCTCGCGCTGGGGATGCACGTGGTGGACGGTCCCGACGGCGCACTGGTGCCACTGATCGCGGCGTTCGTCTGCTACGTCCTGGCGATGGTCGTGACGGGTGTGGTGAACATTCCGCTGAACAACGCGTTGGAGAAGGCGGGCCCGGTCGACCGGATCGCCGACCCGGCCGCCGTTCGCGGCGCGTTCGAGACCCCGTGGGTACGGGCCAACGTGTGGCGCACGCTCCTCTGCACGGCGAGCGCCGGGTTCCTGGCCTGGGCACTGCTCGTCCAGGCCGCGTGA